The region ATAGATTTCCCAttttgatgacattttgatGATTTTGATGAAGCATATGAGTCTAGTAACCTAAATGTCTCCATTTTTCCTGTTCCTTTCGAACAGAAGCTGAATAAGCACATGCATAGCCGTTCACACCATGAAGCAATCGAGAGACTTAAGGGCGGGTATGTTTGCAACCTCCTGTACATCTTTACGTTTTAGTATTTGAATAATTGTATTTTGTCATCATATAAAATGTCACAGTACTTTTAAATATAGATAAGACGAATTTATTAGCtacatacagtacagtaggatatgcttatttgtatttgtattactCTGTTTTCCTACAGCCAGCAAAGCCATACGTGTTTGGCATGTAAGGTGTCAGCACTGGGGCTTGAACAGTATGTGACACACATTTCTACCACTGAGCACCTAACCAACCTGGATTTCCTTGAGGACAATTGCAGAAAAAATGGGATTGCAGTGGATTACAATGATGCTGAACTCAATGCCATTTGTGCTCTGAGAGACCAGAAGAGGCTTGTTTTAAAGTACGTCTTTAATGCATCATGTAGCAAGCAGATAATGACAGTGATTGGTTATTGGAGGCTATTTCTAGCTGTCATTGCTGCTGGCTTAACACAGATCGACAGATCTACAGCTTCATTACAGATCAGTGGTCCACATGTCAACAACCGTAGCTagcacagtgctgagtttgCAGTGAGTTAGCTAGCCCTTTTCTGTCCGAGTGGAACATTCCATTTCTTTtcgcacaggcacagacaattTGCACACACCATTTTAATCAGGACAAGAagttttataaaattatataaaacttACTAAGGATATTTAAAGtcaatataaatgaatatttaatcaaatattaatttttaaaagaatttgtCCAAATATTAATTAAACTCATATTTTCAACAAATTTCTATAGAAGATAGAACAAAATTTAAAgcatatgaaatattcatgtttaCTTAATAAAAATCAGAATGGATGTACCATctattgtttaaaaattatACTTAATTTAGTGATAAGTATAATTGGCACAATTTCACCATGTATAATGATGATGGAAGTCTTATTTCAGTTAACCACACTCCTCATCCTAATAAGCCATATACCTATGAAAGTGTCCTTAGAAAATAACAATTTATATGATAAATAAATTCTCCACTCGCCTTCTTCCGGGCGGTTTCTTTTTCCTCCAGGCCTGGGTCCTCTACCAAAGGCCTGGGAACTTGAAGGTCCTACTTAGCTGTTGCCAGGACTACACTCTTTTGGACAGCCCTGAATGCCCTGATTATCATGgaaaccactgttgccttcaccttcaacatcttttccagctcgtctctcagcccttggtattttcTTCGATACTTTCGTGTGATCCTGGGTCCTGATGTTGCAATCACTTGGGAtcgctacatctatcactacagccctcttctgctatttgtccatcactactatgtccgaTTGGTTattcattaccattttgtcagtctggatctggaagcCCTTTAGGATCTTGGCTCGGTCATTCCTCACCGCTTTTATGGACatgtcccactttgaccttggaacttccagcctgtacttggcacagatgcttctgtatactatgccagccacttggttgtgGCGTTCCATGAGGGTATATGCAAAGGATGTGAGAACTTTTACCATGCGCTCGCCTTGCTAAGATTTTCATTTGCTTGAATCAGTTGAATACATTTACTCTTGAGGTGGTCCGTGACTTAATAAGATGATCCTGATTATTTTATGTAGCTGAATCCACAACCTGAAGGGCTGCTAATAACACCTAAAAATAGTCATGCAACATGATCAGTTTGGCCCATGTAAGCTGAAAGGTCCCCATCTGTGGAAATAAGGGAGAGAAGTAAACCCCATGTAAATGAGGATCAGGAGAAACCATAGAATTCATCTGGTGTCACTTCATCCCAAGCACCTTCATGGTTCGCCCATGACACACCATTAAGTATCAGCTTCCGTTCTTCGCAAATTAGTAAACTGACAGATTTCAGTGTCAATGCCATGAGTggtaaaacaacattaaaacgTTTACTTCACATAAGGTGTTTGAAGCTGACTGCATAGCCCGATGTACGCTTCCTTAATCTATACTTCAATCTATTCCTCTTTGACAAGGAGGGCTAAACGGAATAGGCACTGGCGTTTCTGTGGTTGTCAGAATAAGAGGAGGAGGACACGCAGTCAGAAAAGCGTTTCTACTTCCTACCTGATCTGGGACAGGAATGactaacaaaatacaaaatatatacatatataatattattagtaGAAATATAGTGATTAgtaattatttcaaaaataaatatttaaatgtaaatactagtaataaagtgtgtctgtgtttgacattgGACAaggcatgcatgcgcgcacagaTGTGTACTCACAAACAGACTTGGAACACATATACTTACCAAATGGAGGTAGATGGCACATTACTCTGCtattcatcctcctcctcttcataaTCATCATGCATCGGCTGCCTGTCTGTGGAGTCCTCTTCATCGTAGTCTTCACTGCTGTGATGCTCTGCAATAAGCCTGAGTTAATCAGCAGGCAGCCTCCTACTCCAGTAGCCGGGTGTACTGACTCCTCTCTCCGCCCAACTCAATATAATCATGATAGTAATAAATATAGGAGTTGTTGCTAATGTTATTCTTCAAGGCATTAGATCCACATATTGTTCAGTAATTTTTGGTTactctttaaataaatataatgtaaacatgGGTATTGACTAACAGATACGTTCAGACTAATGTTGAAGGCTCGTCGTTGTGCAGAGGTACATAAGAACCCTGGATAAACCAAGTGGGCCTGTGTAGTGTTGCAGGCGAATTTCTGAAACACTACTCCCTCATGTCCACTAATTTTTACAAAATTCTAGGAGGGTGTAGACAAATGAAAATCGACTGTGCAGTGCAAGACCCGTTAGAAATGAATGATTATTGTGCTTCAGATTTGTACACTTTTATCAATGCTTCGAGTTTTAGGTAATCTTTATGTCTTTTGTCCACAGAGCATATGTAAATTCGGAATGTGTTGTGATCAACAGTGTGTGCAAATCTAAATGCCCAAATCTCTCCATACTGATAGAAGGCgtaagaaaagagaaaaagagaaaataaggaGGGCAAAAGTCGCAGCCAGGTCTCAGGAGACCTGTCATCAGAAATGGCAGATGAAGAACGGGGAGTGGCGCACAGGGACCAAAGGTCCGTCCAACCCAAGGGTCAGGATGCAAGGTAACGGGCAACACCTTATGACAGAGCTGCAACCAACAGTCATGGAATGTTGTATTCCCACTTGGTGTTAATTTCCACAACGACAAGAAAGTACTGAGAAACTAAGACTTGAGCACAACTTCATCACAGGAGCCTGCTTTGTGTAGAGTCTGAATAAGGGGGAATAAGGGAACTTGGACCATTGCAGAGTATGAGTCGGTCCATACTGTAGGCTAAACTGTTTTTAGAGGCAACAGACATGTTTCCTTAAAGGAGTGGTAGACTTTACAAATGACCAACTTGCCCCATTAAGGGGGCATCATCTTTCCCTCTTGGCAGGTGGACGGCTCACAAGAGAGCCCATCACGAACCAAGCagcagacagaaacaggaaaatCGATGCAACAAAGAAATCAAAAGAGATTACTTCATGCAGATCCTTTGGGTTTGACCCACATTTCATTGAAACCCAAAGAAAATACGTCTGCTTGTGGAAGACCTTCCGCTTTTAGTGAAGGAACTGAGAGTAACTGCAGGAAGCAGCCTGCTTTGCCAGATAAACCCAGTGCATCTGGGTTGGAGCAGAGTCATGTGACTCGCTTATCAACAATGGTGAGGAGTATCCATAAATCACTGGCTGTGAAGGCTCTTTCTGTTGGCTCTTCTGCAGGTTTAGAGCCCAAGCCCACACCTGCAAATGCTAACAGATTAGAAAAAAGGCAGCATGTCCACCACAAAGAAACACTATGCAAAAAAACCCTCCCTGGACTGTCAGAGGTTCTTCATTTGTCTGAAAAGGGTCCAAGGCTGTCTCCAGGTTGGCAAGCAGCTGGAggagctttttttaaaaagagtcaCAAGGGTGAAGAGCAAATAGGCAAGCCGAAGAGAAGATCTTCTCCACAAATTAAGCCCTCAAGTGCTGTAAAGAGGCCAGCCATCCCTGATACAGACATGCTCAcgaagaaagaaaaaggtgaCCAACAAGACCAAGGGCCTTCACAGAAGAAGCACGCTATACCAGCCTTGATGACTAGACCCTTAAGTAAAGCAGAAGTCAGAAAGCCCAACCTGACCTTGGCCAGAGGTGTGCATGCCTCCCGGAGGCCTAGCAGAGTGCTGGAGCAATCCAAGCTGCTGAAGCCTGCACTACAGAAGCTCATCAGTTGTAAGAGCTCCCAGTGGAGGGTGAACTGGAGGAAGATCTGCCAGGAAGCTACAAAGACGAagccacaaagagagagaggcatgccCAGGTGAGTCCATTAATAACATGACAGAACAGTTGATGAAGAGTTAATGTTCTGACACTGTACATCATGACTGGAGCAAAGCgcatgtttttacatgtttcgAATCTCTGATCAATTTAAAGGTTTGGGGTTGATTTCATTAGTCCATTAACACCCGATCCAAAGGATCTTGCTGCAAAAGCAGCAGAAGATTTTACCTTAGATGAAGGGTTTCAGTGGAAATCCATCAGCTCTGACACTGCAGAGACAGCACTTAAGATTCCCATGGGGGAAGACAACTGCAGATCACGGTCAGCGAATGCCCCTCTTCACTCTGCAGGTCCTGGTACCAAGAAGTGTGGTGGAGCATCAAGTAGAAGCTATGCTTTGCAGCCAAAGGGCAGTGCCCccgagagaaaagaagagagaaagcatgGGCATGTCAGCAGTGCCAGAGGGAAGGAGGTGGATACATCACTCCGAGTGAGAGAAAACAATgcagaacatgcacacacagcagaaccgGAAAAAACCCTTCATGAAGCTTTTGAGACACAACATGGTGTAATGACACAGGTCAGTTCAGTTTGCGTGAAGACCAAGAGATTGGACGAATACAGCGTACAGCAGTTCCAGACAAATGATGACTATGAAAGATTTGAAGCGAAGCCTGTTAAACagataataaagaaaaagcagGTAAGACAAATACTCGCTCTGGAAGCAATGATATAAAGGATAagatattattgttttaatgtcaattgttttttttcttcacagtcTACCCCTCTAATCACAAAAGAGCCC is a window of Electrophorus electricus isolate fEleEle1 chromosome 3, fEleEle1.pri, whole genome shotgun sequence DNA encoding:
- the znf106b gene encoding zinc finger protein 106; this translates as MKNKKKKEQKCHICFQHFKREKLNKHMHSRSHHEAIERLKGGQQSHTCLACKVSALGLEQYVTHISTTEHLTNLDFLEDNCRKNGIAVDYNDAELNAICALRDQKRLVLKPGSSTKGLGT
- the LOC113570843 gene encoding zinc finger protein 106-like isoform X2; the encoded protein is MQGGIIFPSWQVDGSQESPSRTKQQTETGKSMQQRNQKRLLHADPLGLTHISLKPKENTSACGRPSAFSEGTESNCRKQPALPDKPSASGLEQSHVTRLSTMVRSIHKSLAVKALSVGSSAGLEPKPTPANANRLEKRQHVHHKETLCKKTLPGLSEVLHLSEKGPRLSPGWQAAGGAFFKKSHKGEEQIGKPKRRSSPQIKPSSAVKRPAIPDTDMLTKKEKGDQQDQGPSQKKHAIPALMTRPLSKAEVRKPNLTLARGVHASRRPSRVLEQSKLLKPALQKLISCKSSQWRVNWRKICQEATKTKPQRERGMPRFGVDFISPLTPDPKDLAAKAAEDFTLDEGFQWKSISSDTAETALKIPMGEDNCRSRSANAPLHSAGPGTKKCGGASSRSYALQPKGSAPERKEERKHGHVSSARGKEVDTSLRVRENNAEHAHTAEPEKTLHEAFETQHGVMTQVSSVCVKTKRLDEYSVQQFQTNDDYERFEAKPVKQIIKKKQSTPLITKEPTKEQVSELLAMSLREEELSSSLTNTDGHLLQARAALHAAYAEAQRLQVVRQQIPTFVNPPVDILLTLPTRPTRGHQIPLQTNSHLC
- the LOC113570843 gene encoding zinc finger protein 106-like isoform X1, whose protein sequence is MQGGIIFPSWQVDGSQESPSRTKQQTETGKSMQQRNQKRLLHADPLGLTHISLKPKENTSACGRPSAFSEGTESNCRKQPALPDKPSASGLEQSHVTRLSTMVRSIHKSLAVKALSVGSSAGLEPKPTPANANRLEKRQHVHHKETLCKKTLPGLSEVLHLSEKGPRLSPGWQAAGGAFFKKSHKGEEQIGKPKRRSSPQIKPSSAVKRPAIPDTDMLTKKEKGDQQDQGPSQKKHAIPALMTRPLSKAEVRKPNLTLARGVHASRRPSRVLEQSKLLKPALQKLISCKSSQWRVNWRKICQEATKTKPQRERGMPRFGVDFISPLTPDPKDLAAKAAEDFTLDEGFQWKSISSDTAETALKIPMGEDNCRSRSANAPLHSAGPGTKKCGGASSRSYALQPKGSAPERKEERKHGHVSSARGKEVDTSLRVRENNAEHAHTAEPEKTLHEAFETQHGVMTQVSSVCVKTKRLDEYSVQQFQTNDDYERFEAKPVKQIIKKKQSTPLITKEPTKEQVSELLAMSLREEELSSSLTNTDGHLLQARAALHAAYAEAQRLQVVRQQVITEMASLRAKRIEILRRMQNSNLCKPSSGYSPNPANETHQRAPDTSADQQPSLLNHSLEILERAWPVNPTPGLCPLRSSVSAFSGLSAEPQRVASASAQKPVTGKTAPVALNKASRALIQGHTLIQESQW